In one Roseburia intestinalis L1-82 genomic region, the following are encoded:
- a CDS encoding tetratricopeptide repeat protein — protein MDKYEYKLKLDQMKSLTAEHNYEKAAEIADTINWNKIKNVNALVKVGEIYENTGRLEDSREVLLMAYDRSPIGRMIIYRLAKVAIKMKNFDEAKDYYQEFVEIAPHDNLKYVLKYEICKAQGANIETLIGILEELKEQEYTEEWAFELACLYHKAGMADKCVEACDELVLWFGDGPYVERALELKMIYQPLNKQQEEKYRRFCQKREGVVEVRPEEELDSGEIVNETVQIPDVKLSPERFNTQNLQEELQKSMQQIMQATEKETVTDSMDNIKKLVEEIPYLQLPKEEYDPSEEEEDTLEHIETDHEIDDSLKINFKELLAEEHDGQIGMYMPEKTALEHQITGQMSIEEVLAEWEKTKYAAEVALEDAKQRRLESAKARALQEAEEIMGRLADIIPKLDAGVAPKDILQDQYIEGKPLENDRAAAMVANMNQILQEEIDRISTETADIDKQLAEAAGTAASAMEPEPAASMGEISGPGVNAAELAEEVSGMMQETEDVEISGQEQIPGSQPDEEIADLSAEETDEETVDLSTEEKAAEEVSDISEEKTSEADDFDIVTADTIDLGKVVTEQALAEAVEHITDTESATDDITQKELADNTAVEVTKEVLKKEDRVERVLPEITEPEDETGFEAVTSLGEELRGIFTYFVSIKGMEEQICQALTGAARHLITGKDASTGNMVIQGGSGSGKTVLATAMVKALQKETGKPKGKVGKIEASALNKKDVASLLKKISGGCLIIEKAGDISKETAVRLALLLKSDTSGLFVIMEDTHRGIEKALGRDEGFASRFSEKINIPIFTSDELVSFAKAYANELGYTIDEMGILALYNSISNIQKYDKATTLTEVKEIVDDAIHKSEKGGLRKAFSIITSRRYDDEDYVILREKDFGI, from the coding sequence TTGGATAAATATGAATATAAATTAAAGCTGGATCAGATGAAATCTCTGACGGCCGAACATAATTATGAAAAGGCAGCAGAGATAGCTGATACGATTAACTGGAATAAAATAAAAAATGTAAATGCACTTGTAAAAGTTGGAGAGATTTATGAGAATACCGGTCGTTTAGAAGACAGCCGTGAGGTTTTGCTTATGGCATATGACCGGTCTCCAATTGGAAGAATGATCATTTATCGCCTGGCAAAAGTTGCCATTAAAATGAAAAATTTTGATGAGGCGAAAGATTATTATCAGGAATTTGTGGAGATCGCACCACATGATAATTTGAAATATGTGTTGAAATACGAGATCTGCAAAGCCCAGGGTGCAAATATAGAAACTCTGATCGGAATTTTAGAGGAGTTAAAAGAGCAGGAATATACCGAAGAATGGGCATTTGAACTTGCATGTCTGTATCATAAAGCAGGTATGGCAGATAAGTGTGTGGAGGCATGTGATGAACTGGTACTGTGGTTTGGTGACGGTCCATATGTAGAGCGTGCCTTAGAACTGAAGATGATCTATCAGCCGTTAAATAAACAGCAGGAAGAAAAGTATCGCAGATTTTGTCAGAAACGCGAAGGTGTTGTTGAGGTCAGACCGGAGGAGGAGCTTGACTCCGGTGAGATCGTGAATGAAACCGTACAGATACCGGATGTGAAGCTTTCACCGGAACGGTTTAATACACAGAATCTGCAGGAAGAGCTGCAAAAGAGCATGCAGCAGATCATGCAGGCGACGGAAAAAGAAACTGTTACAGACAGTATGGACAACATCAAAAAGCTTGTGGAGGAGATTCCATATCTGCAGCTTCCGAAAGAAGAATATGATCCATCTGAGGAAGAGGAAGATACGCTGGAACATATAGAGACGGATCACGAGATCGATGATTCGTTAAAGATCAATTTCAAAGAGCTGCTTGCAGAAGAACATGATGGACAGATTGGGATGTATATGCCGGAGAAAACGGCATTAGAGCACCAGATCACAGGTCAGATGAGCATTGAAGAAGTGCTTGCTGAGTGGGAAAAGACGAAATATGCCGCAGAAGTTGCATTAGAAGATGCAAAGCAGCGCAGACTTGAATCTGCAAAGGCGCGTGCGCTGCAGGAAGCAGAAGAAATTATGGGACGTCTTGCAGACATTATTCCAAAGCTTGATGCAGGTGTTGCTCCAAAAGATATACTGCAGGATCAGTACATAGAAGGCAAGCCGTTAGAAAATGACAGGGCAGCAGCTATGGTTGCAAACATGAATCAGATCTTACAGGAAGAGATTGACCGGATATCGACAGAGACGGCGGATATCGATAAACAGCTGGCAGAGGCAGCCGGAACAGCAGCGTCCGCAATGGAACCGGAGCCGGCAGCGTCAATGGGAGAGATATCTGGGCCAGGAGTGAATGCAGCGGAGCTTGCAGAAGAAGTATCCGGGATGATGCAGGAGACAGAAGATGTGGAAATATCCGGACAGGAGCAGATACCGGGATCTCAGCCGGATGAGGAAATCGCAGATCTCTCCGCAGAAGAAACGGATGAGGAAACTGTAGATCTCAGTACAGAGGAGAAGGCGGCAGAAGAAGTTTCAGATATTAGTGAAGAGAAAACATCTGAAGCAGATGATTTTGATATAGTTACCGCAGACACGATCGATCTTGGCAAAGTGGTAACGGAACAGGCATTAGCCGAAGCGGTAGAGCATATTACCGATACGGAAAGCGCAACGGATGATATCACACAGAAAGAGCTGGCTGACAACACGGCAGTTGAGGTAACGAAAGAGGTTCTTAAGAAAGAGGACCGGGTGGAAAGAGTCCTTCCGGAGATCACAGAGCCTGAGGATGAGACCGGTTTTGAGGCAGTTACATCACTGGGTGAAGAACTTCGGGGGATATTTACCTATTTTGTTTCGATCAAGGGAATGGAAGAACAGATTTGTCAGGCACTTACAGGTGCGGCAAGACATCTGATAACAGGAAAGGATGCTTCTACCGGAAATATGGTGATCCAGGGTGGCAGCGGAAGTGGCAAAACAGTCCTTGCAACGGCTATGGTGAAAGCACTTCAGAAAGAAACCGGAAAACCAAAAGGAAAGGTTGGAAAGATTGAAGCTTCCGCACTGAATAAAAAGGATGTAGCATCACTGTTAAAGAAAATTTCCGGGGGCTGTCTGATCATAGAGAAAGCCGGAGATATTTCCAAAGAAACGGCAGTCCGGCTGGCACTTCTTCTGAAAAGTGATACAAGCGGATTATTTGTCATTATGGAAGATACACACCGTGGAATTGAGAAGGCACTCGGCAGAGATGAAGGATTTGCTTCCCGTTTCTCTGAGAAGATCAATATTCCGATATTTACCAGTGATGAGCTTGTTTCATTTGCGAAAGCGTATGCAAACGAACTTGGCTATACAATAGATGAGATGGGTATTCTGGCACTTTACAACAGTATCAGCAATATTCAGAAATATGACAAGGCAACAACGCTTACAGAGGTAAAAGAGATTGTGGACGATGCGATTCATAAATCTGAGAAGGGCGGTTTACGAAAAGCATTTAGCATTATTACGTCCAGAAGATATGATGATGAAGATTATGTGATTCTTCGCGAAAAAGATTTTGGAATCTAA
- the glgB gene encoding 1,4-alpha-glucan branching protein GlgB, protein MANFSELDRYLFGQATHYEIYRKLGAHFTDQYGIRGVCFDVWAPNAARIWVIGSFNGWDETADEMTRLEPDTMGIFELFIPGIEEGALYKYLIETKDGKRLYKADPYANYAELRPGTASAVTDIEHFKWTDEKWMEERAKTKDIYAKPMTIYEVHPGSWMRHPGREDDGFYSYRDLVKYLIPYVKEMGYTHIELMGISEYPFDGSWGYQVTGYYAPTSRYGTPQDFAYFINECHKHKISVILDWVPAHFPKDAHGLAEFDGTCLYEYADPRKGEHPDWGTKIFDYGKNEVKNFLIGSALMWIEHYHIDGLRVDAVASMLYLDYGKQPGQWVPNKYGDNKNLEAVEFFKHVNTLILGRNPGAVMIAEESTAWPKVTGRVEDDGLNFSYKWNMGWMHDFLDYMKLDPYFRKDNHHKMTFAMSYNESEKYILVLSHDEVVHLKCSMINKMPGEMEDKFKNLMVGYAFMMGHPGKKLLFMGQEFAQLQEWSEARELDWYLLENPDHKHMQNWVKKLLHIYQKNPALYELDSSWGGFEWINANDAERSIFSFIRKSKDGKNNLLFVCNFTPVERSDYRVGVPKHKTYKLILNSDDAEFGGSGKERPVNYKSVSQECDGRPYSFAYPLPGFGVAVFRY, encoded by the coding sequence ATGGCTAATTTTTCAGAGTTGGATCGCTATTTATTTGGACAGGCGACGCATTACGAGATTTACCGGAAACTGGGGGCTCATTTTACGGATCAATATGGAATTCGTGGAGTATGTTTTGATGTGTGGGCTCCGAATGCCGCAAGAATATGGGTGATTGGTTCTTTTAACGGATGGGATGAAACGGCAGATGAAATGACAAGGTTAGAGCCGGATACCATGGGAATATTCGAATTGTTTATTCCGGGGATCGAGGAAGGTGCACTGTATAAATACCTGATAGAGACGAAAGATGGAAAACGGCTCTATAAGGCGGATCCATATGCAAATTATGCAGAGCTTCGTCCGGGAACGGCATCTGCCGTCACGGATATAGAGCATTTTAAGTGGACCGATGAAAAATGGATGGAAGAGCGTGCAAAGACCAAAGATATCTATGCAAAACCTATGACGATCTACGAGGTACATCCGGGATCCTGGATGCGCCATCCGGGCAGAGAGGATGACGGATTTTACAGTTATAGGGATCTTGTGAAATATCTGATCCCGTATGTGAAGGAGATGGGATATACACATATTGAGCTGATGGGTATTTCCGAGTATCCGTTTGACGGTTCCTGGGGATATCAGGTAACCGGTTATTATGCACCGACTTCCCGTTATGGAACGCCGCAGGATTTTGCATATTTTATCAATGAATGTCACAAGCACAAGATCAGTGTGATCCTAGACTGGGTGCCGGCGCATTTCCCGAAAGATGCACATGGACTGGCTGAGTTTGATGGAACATGTCTGTATGAATATGCGGATCCAAGAAAAGGAGAACATCCGGACTGGGGTACAAAGATATTTGATTACGGCAAGAATGAAGTAAAGAATTTCCTGATCGGCAGTGCATTGATGTGGATCGAGCATTATCATATTGACGGGCTGCGTGTGGATGCAGTGGCATCTATGTTATATCTGGATTATGGAAAGCAGCCGGGACAGTGGGTTCCGAATAAATACGGTGATAATAAGAATCTTGAGGCAGTGGAGTTTTTTAAGCATGTCAATACACTGATCCTTGGAAGAAACCCGGGAGCAGTCATGATCGCTGAGGAATCTACGGCATGGCCGAAAGTCACCGGCCGTGTGGAAGATGACGGACTGAATTTCAGTTATAAATGGAATATGGGATGGATGCATGATTTCCTGGATTATATGAAACTTGATCCGTATTTCCGCAAGGATAATCACCACAAAATGACTTTTGCCATGAGTTATAACGAGAGTGAGAAATACATTCTTGTGCTTTCCCATGACGAAGTGGTACATCTGAAATGTTCCATGATCAATAAGATGCCGGGCGAGATGGAAGATAAATTTAAAAATCTGATGGTCGGCTATGCGTTTATGATGGGACATCCTGGTAAAAAACTTTTGTTTATGGGACAGGAATTTGCACAGCTTCAGGAGTGGAGTGAGGCGAGAGAATTAGACTGGTATCTGCTGGAAAACCCGGATCATAAGCATATGCAGAACTGGGTAAAGAAATTATTACATATTTATCAGAAAAATCCGGCACTCTATGAACTTGACAGCAGCTGGGGTGGATTTGAATGGATCAATGCAAATGATGCTGAGCGCAGTATTTTCAGCTTTATCAGAAAGAGCAAAGACGGAAAGAATAATCTGCTTTTTGTATGCAATTTTACACCGGTGGAACGCAGCGACTACCGCGTAGGCGTACCAAAACACAAGACTTATAAACTGATTTTAAACAGTGACGATGCAGAATTTGGCGGAAGCGGCAAAGAGCGTCCGGTAAATTATAAATCTGTGTCGCAGGAATGTGATGGAAGACCATACTCGTTTGCATATCCGCTTCCGGGCTTTGGTGTGGCAGTATTCCGCTATTAA
- a CDS encoding DUF6240 domain-containing protein: MRIDNQQQQNKGVMDLMPQTGAVEEKNGIQMFADAVKTESSKKSAGTTSFQAKEVTYLNPTKEEKKTVIDEIEQSGSMDAGERKAQMAVLAETTSPEDYEKMQEDGFSLDDTTSNKIVTVTDKIKAQLAKAGVDISKFGDDLDLEQLAQITGSPELAVQIANSLREADLPLADDNFKQIAETVNMADSLSALDDGAVKYLIDNRLEPTVRNIYFAEHSASAGYISAEQQDISSFLPQVKNVIASAGLEVNDDTIATSKWMLENDIPLTKENLTYAQALRQTGLTTGAEDIAALAAEAVSEGKSAQDAVILSGYTWMEQAKDAVDTVENATDEDLAYIVEKGLPLTLDSLREAAANRTSGTAASESQTVGTVSSSEAQSEDAAQSIANESYTPKGQQLLTARRQLEEIRLAMTVEANYRLLKQGVSIDTEPLVKLVEQLKDQENAYYKNLLISEGVDVNDEQVELFREVDKKVSDMRYVPAYVLGMKDAEVSTINGVHKAGMELKSSFEKASQQYETLMTAPRTDLGDSIQKAFRNVDDILNDLDMELTDENRRAVRILGYNSIEITQDSVFQMKAADEEVQRVFKNMTPAVVTQMIKRGINPLEMDFTSLNQEAENIKSEESGREDNRRFSEYLWKMEQNHEISEEERSSYIGIYRLIRQVENTDGAAIGALIQQGSPLTMKNLLTAVRSEKRSNKMDYSVDSDFNGVSGTSNGSSITDQIEAAYQNNCLKDASELLTPERAKVLFDQDSDWENMTPEEFKAALELAKEQADESGIDADYAKEQLAQLEQAANADESIYRILDKYDIPNTISNVLAMESMLNQRNQMFRKIFGSSMADHNGDNQVDADDLEAIKQELLEEFGEAVSEPADMAAAQEKLGELAENVMKTMINSDHVTSLDVREMKMLSAQLSVNSILAKEEQYAVPVMVNDELMNVSVKIVRGVDKKGIVDIMMESELRGKIAATFQAKEDGIHGLVATDSEETAELFEEQAQNLMDSLGGENDDVTELHCAHIKDLDLNHFSMGAFGVDAKNETPTSEDQDTYRVQTSRLYGIAEHFIKAVKGTLAQEA; the protein is encoded by the coding sequence ATGAGAATAGATAACCAACAGCAGCAGAATAAGGGCGTGATGGATTTAATGCCGCAGACAGGCGCCGTGGAAGAAAAAAACGGAATTCAGATGTTTGCGGATGCGGTAAAGACAGAGAGTAGTAAAAAATCTGCAGGAACTACGTCTTTTCAGGCAAAAGAGGTTACTTATCTGAATCCGACAAAAGAAGAGAAAAAGACGGTCATAGATGAAATAGAGCAGTCCGGTTCCATGGATGCAGGCGAGCGAAAAGCACAGATGGCTGTGCTTGCGGAAACTACTTCACCGGAAGATTATGAAAAAATGCAGGAGGATGGCTTTTCGCTGGATGATACCACGAGCAATAAGATCGTGACCGTGACGGATAAGATCAAAGCACAGCTGGCAAAGGCGGGGGTGGATATTTCTAAATTTGGAGATGATCTTGATCTCGAACAGCTTGCACAGATCACGGGCAGTCCGGAACTTGCAGTTCAGATCGCAAACAGTCTGCGGGAAGCGGATCTGCCGCTTGCGGATGATAATTTTAAACAGATCGCAGAGACAGTAAATATGGCGGATTCTTTATCCGCATTGGATGATGGCGCTGTAAAATATCTGATTGATAATCGGTTAGAGCCTACGGTGCGAAATATATATTTTGCTGAGCATTCTGCAAGTGCAGGCTATATTTCGGCAGAACAGCAGGATATTTCGTCCTTCCTTCCACAGGTGAAAAACGTGATCGCATCAGCAGGACTGGAAGTAAATGATGATACCATTGCAACCAGTAAGTGGATGTTAGAAAATGATATACCGCTGACGAAGGAGAATCTTACTTATGCACAGGCTCTGCGCCAGACGGGACTGACCACGGGGGCAGAAGATATTGCCGCACTTGCAGCAGAGGCGGTCAGCGAAGGGAAAAGCGCACAGGATGCGGTGATCCTGTCCGGCTATACATGGATGGAGCAGGCGAAAGACGCTGTGGATACCGTAGAAAATGCCACGGATGAAGATCTTGCTTATATCGTGGAAAAAGGATTGCCACTTACCCTGGACAGTTTAAGGGAAGCTGCGGCAAACCGGACATCGGGAACGGCGGCATCAGAAAGCCAGACGGTGGGAACTGTGTCATCATCTGAAGCTCAGAGTGAGGATGCAGCGCAGAGCATTGCGAACGAGAGTTATACCCCAAAAGGGCAGCAGCTTCTGACGGCACGCAGACAGTTAGAAGAAATTCGTCTTGCAATGACGGTGGAAGCAAATTACCGTCTATTAAAACAGGGGGTTTCCATTGACACCGAGCCGTTGGTAAAACTGGTGGAACAGCTGAAGGATCAGGAAAATGCATATTATAAAAATCTCCTGATATCTGAAGGTGTGGATGTGAACGACGAGCAGGTGGAACTTTTTAGAGAGGTCGATAAAAAAGTTTCCGATATGCGTTATGTTCCGGCATATGTGCTTGGAATGAAAGATGCCGAGGTGTCGACGATCAATGGTGTCCATAAAGCCGGTATGGAACTGAAAAGTTCTTTTGAAAAGGCAAGTCAGCAGTATGAGACCCTGATGACAGCACCGAGAACTGATCTGGGAGATTCCATCCAGAAGGCATTCCGTAACGTGGATGATATTTTAAACGACCTTGATATGGAACTGACGGATGAAAACCGTCGTGCGGTTCGGATTCTTGGATATAACAGTATCGAGATCACCCAGGATTCTGTGTTTCAGATGAAAGCAGCAGATGAAGAAGTGCAGCGTGTCTTTAAAAATATGACTCCGGCGGTTGTCACACAGATGATAAAACGCGGGATCAACCCACTGGAAATGGATTTTACATCGTTAAACCAGGAGGCAGAGAACATTAAGAGCGAGGAGTCTGGTAGGGAGGATAACCGCAGATTCAGTGAATATCTCTGGAAAATGGAACAGAATCACGAAATCAGTGAGGAGGAGCGAAGCTCTTATATAGGAATCTATCGTCTGATCCGACAGGTAGAAAATACAGATGGTGCAGCAATAGGTGCACTGATACAGCAGGGATCGCCCCTTACGATGAAAAATCTTCTGACAGCTGTGCGGTCTGAAAAACGCAGCAATAAGATGGATTATTCTGTAGATTCTGATTTTAATGGCGTATCCGGGACATCCAATGGCAGCTCGATTACGGATCAGATTGAGGCAGCCTATCAGAATAACTGCTTAAAAGATGCTTCGGAATTACTGACACCGGAGCGTGCGAAAGTGTTGTTTGATCAGGATTCTGACTGGGAGAACATGACGCCGGAGGAATTTAAAGCAGCGCTGGAGCTGGCAAAAGAACAGGCAGATGAGAGTGGCATTGATGCAGATTATGCAAAAGAGCAGCTTGCGCAGTTAGAGCAGGCAGCAAATGCGGATGAGAGTATTTATCGTATTTTGGATAAATATGATATTCCAAATACAATATCAAATGTGCTGGCAATGGAATCCATGCTCAACCAGCGTAATCAGATGTTTCGTAAGATTTTTGGAAGCAGTATGGCAGACCACAATGGAGACAATCAGGTAGATGCGGATGATTTAGAAGCAATTAAGCAGGAATTGTTAGAGGAATTTGGAGAAGCTGTTTCAGAACCGGCAGATATGGCGGCTGCACAGGAGAAGTTAGGCGAACTTGCAGAAAATGTGATGAAGACGATGATAAACAGCGATCATGTGACGAGTCTTGATGTGCGTGAGATGAAAATGCTTTCCGCGCAGCTTTCCGTAAACAGTATTCTTGCAAAAGAAGAGCAGTATGCTGTTCCAGTAATGGTCAATGATGAACTTATGAATGTTTCTGTTAAAATCGTGCGCGGTGTGGACAAAAAAGGAATCGTCGATATAATGATGGAAAGTGAATTGCGCGGAAAGATCGCGGCGACATTCCAGGCAAAGGAAGATGGTATACATGGACTGGTCGCCACAGATTCAGAGGAGACGGCAGAACTCTTTGAAGAACAGGCACAGAATCTTATGGATTCGCTTGGCGGAGAGAATGATGATGTTACAGAATTACACTGTGCACACATAAAGGACCTTGATCTGAATCATTTCTCCATGGGAGCGTTTGGAGTCGATGCAAAGAATGAAACTCCGACCTCTGAGGATCAGGATACTTACCGTGTGCAGACCTCACGTTTGTATGGAATTGCAGAGCATTTTATCAAAGCAGTAAAAGGAACACTCGCACAGGAGGCATAA
- a CDS encoding AI-2E family transporter has protein sequence MKILDKTEDGNLDEQEKIKKTSQETEWELKPQYVIIALVVFVTFCCCILFFFMIYRYNGFTDFWKKLSLILQPIIIGVVIAYLLNPIMKFLEGHLLKFLEPRMKSKRKAKKTSRGIAITGSLVFLVGICVLLVAAIVPSISASIQSMITSFPQEAKDLTKWVDEVTNGDTELASMIQQGVDKITDTVETFFEDDIFSKVQTYLTSITSGVIYGVKFVLNVIVGLIISVYVMADQEHFAGQAKKIVYAMFKPVRANVIVDTVRKSNEIFSGFISGKILDSAIIGVLAYIVLAIMKMPDTVLVAVIIGVTNVIPFFGPFIGAVPSFIIIVLQNPIQGLYFLIFIVVLQQIDGNIIGPKILGSSTGLSAFWVVFAILVFGGLWGFPGMLLGVPLMAVIYYVAQKTVSYFLKKRGLTTDTLAYVYLTKVDKESNQPVYDKNPSKKS, from the coding sequence ATGAAAATATTAGATAAGACGGAGGATGGCAATTTGGACGAACAGGAAAAGATAAAAAAAACATCCCAGGAAACAGAATGGGAATTAAAACCACAGTATGTCATCATCGCACTGGTCGTATTTGTGACTTTCTGCTGCTGCATACTGTTTTTCTTTATGATCTACCGTTACAATGGATTCACAGACTTCTGGAAGAAGCTGTCTTTGATCTTACAGCCGATCATTATCGGTGTAGTGATCGCATATCTGTTAAATCCAATCATGAAATTTTTAGAGGGACACCTGCTTAAGTTTTTAGAGCCGCGGATGAAAAGCAAACGCAAAGCGAAAAAGACATCACGGGGAATAGCAATTACCGGATCACTGGTATTTTTAGTGGGAATCTGTGTGCTTTTAGTGGCGGCGATCGTTCCATCTATCTCTGCGAGTATCCAGAGCATGATCACATCGTTTCCACAGGAAGCAAAGGATCTGACGAAATGGGTAGACGAGGTGACAAACGGTGATACGGAACTTGCGTCCATGATACAGCAGGGCGTGGACAAAATAACGGATACGGTTGAGACCTTTTTTGAAGATGATATTTTTTCAAAGGTACAGACTTATCTTACATCGATCACAAGCGGTGTGATCTATGGTGTCAAATTCGTTTTAAATGTGATCGTCGGTCTGATCATTTCAGTCTATGTGATGGCAGACCAGGAACATTTTGCAGGACAGGCGAAAAAGATCGTATACGCGATGTTTAAACCGGTGCGGGCAAATGTTATCGTTGATACTGTCCGTAAGAGCAATGAGATTTTCAGTGGATTTATCAGTGGTAAAATATTAGATTCGGCGATCATTGGTGTGCTCGCCTATATCGTGCTTGCAATCATGAAGATGCCGGATACGGTGTTAGTCGCCGTGATCATCGGTGTCACGAACGTTATACCGTTTTTCGGGCCGTTTATCGGCGCGGTGCCGTCCTTTATCATTATCGTGCTTCAGAATCCGATACAGGGATTATATTTCCTGATCTTTATCGTTGTGTTACAGCAGATCGACGGAAATATCATTGGACCGAAGATCCTTGGAAGCTCTACCGGATTATCGGCATTCTGGGTTGTATTTGCAATTCTGGTATTTGGCGGATTATGGGGATTCCCGGGAATGCTGCTCGGTGTGCCGTTAATGGCAGTGATTTATTATGTTGCACAGAAAACGGTATCTTATTTCTTAAAGAAGCGTGGACTTACAACAGATACACTGGCATATGTATATCTGACTAAAGTTGACAAGGAGAGTAATCAGCCTGTTTATGATAAAAATCCGTCAAAAAAGAGTTGA